The following are encoded in a window of Ricinus communis isolate WT05 ecotype wild-type chromosome 4, ASM1957865v1, whole genome shotgun sequence genomic DNA:
- the LOC107262100 gene encoding protein LSD1 isoform X1, giving the protein MQGQIMCNGCRSILLYPRGAPNVCCALCSTITAAPPPDFPAGMEMAQLICGGCRTLLMYTRGATSVRCSCCHTVNLAPVSGQAAHINCRNCRTTLVYPYGAPSVKCALCHYVTNVSMGNVRVALPTNRPNGTTGMTPSTSTQSTSQSQTQTVVVENPMSVDESGKLVSNVVVGITNKK; this is encoded by the exons ATGCAGGGACAGATTATGTGTAATGGATGCAGGAGCATTCTTCTTTACCCGAGAGGAGCACCAAATGTCTGTTGTGCATTATGTAGTACAATTACTGCTGCCCCTCCTCCAG ATTTTCCTGCAGGGATGGAAATGGCTCAACTCATATGTGGAGGTTGCAGGACATTGCTAATGTATACACGTGGGGCAACAAGTGTGAGATGCTCCTGCTGTCACACAGTGAACCTTGCGCCAG TGTCTGGCCAGGCTGCTCATATCAACTGTAGAAATTGCCGTACAACACTTGTGTATCCATATGGGGCTCCATCTGTTAAGTGTGCTCTCTGCCACTATGTGACCAACGTTAGT ATGGGTAATGTGAGGGTTGCGCTCCCAACGAATAGACCTAACGGTACAACTGGAATGACACCATCTACTTCAACA CAGTCGACATCCCaatctcaaactcaaactGTTGTTGTGGAAAACCCTATGTCTGTGGATGAAAGTGGAAAACTG GTGAGCAATGTCGTCGTCGGtatcacaaataaaaaatga
- the LOC107262100 gene encoding protein LSD1 isoform X3, whose product MQGQIMCNGCRSILLYPRGAPNVCCALCSTITAAPPPGMEMAQLICGGCRTLLMYTRGATSVRCSCCHTVNLAPVSGQAAHINCRNCRTTLVYPYGAPSVKCALCHYVTNVSMGNVRVALPTNRPNGTTGMTPSTSTQSTSQSQTQTVVVENPMSVDESGKLVSNVVVGITNKK is encoded by the exons ATGCAGGGACAGATTATGTGTAATGGATGCAGGAGCATTCTTCTTTACCCGAGAGGAGCACCAAATGTCTGTTGTGCATTATGTAGTACAATTACTGCTGCCCCTCCTCCAG GGATGGAAATGGCTCAACTCATATGTGGAGGTTGCAGGACATTGCTAATGTATACACGTGGGGCAACAAGTGTGAGATGCTCCTGCTGTCACACAGTGAACCTTGCGCCAG TGTCTGGCCAGGCTGCTCATATCAACTGTAGAAATTGCCGTACAACACTTGTGTATCCATATGGGGCTCCATCTGTTAAGTGTGCTCTCTGCCACTATGTGACCAACGTTAGT ATGGGTAATGTGAGGGTTGCGCTCCCAACGAATAGACCTAACGGTACAACTGGAATGACACCATCTACTTCAACA CAGTCGACATCCCaatctcaaactcaaactGTTGTTGTGGAAAACCCTATGTCTGTGGATGAAAGTGGAAAACTG GTGAGCAATGTCGTCGTCGGtatcacaaataaaaaatga
- the LOC107262100 gene encoding protein LSD1 isoform X4, whose translation MQGQIMCNGCRSILLYPRGAPNVCCALCSTITAAPPPGMEMAQLICGGCRTLLMYTRGATSVRCSCCHTVNLAPVSGQAAHINCRNCRTTLVYPYGAPSVKCALCHYVTNVSMGNVRVALPTNRPNGTTGMTPSTSTSTSQSQTQTVVVENPMSVDESGKLVSNVVVGITNKK comes from the exons ATGCAGGGACAGATTATGTGTAATGGATGCAGGAGCATTCTTCTTTACCCGAGAGGAGCACCAAATGTCTGTTGTGCATTATGTAGTACAATTACTGCTGCCCCTCCTCCAG GGATGGAAATGGCTCAACTCATATGTGGAGGTTGCAGGACATTGCTAATGTATACACGTGGGGCAACAAGTGTGAGATGCTCCTGCTGTCACACAGTGAACCTTGCGCCAG TGTCTGGCCAGGCTGCTCATATCAACTGTAGAAATTGCCGTACAACACTTGTGTATCCATATGGGGCTCCATCTGTTAAGTGTGCTCTCTGCCACTATGTGACCAACGTTAGT ATGGGTAATGTGAGGGTTGCGCTCCCAACGAATAGACCTAACGGTACAACTGGAATGACACCATCTACTTCAACA TCGACATCCCaatctcaaactcaaactGTTGTTGTGGAAAACCCTATGTCTGTGGATGAAAGTGGAAAACTG GTGAGCAATGTCGTCGTCGGtatcacaaataaaaaatga
- the LOC107262100 gene encoding protein LSD1 isoform X2 has product MQGQIMCNGCRSILLYPRGAPNVCCALCSTITAAPPPDFPAGMEMAQLICGGCRTLLMYTRGATSVRCSCCHTVNLAPVSGQAAHINCRNCRTTLVYPYGAPSVKCALCHYVTNVSMGNVRVALPTNRPNGTTGMTPSTSTSTSQSQTQTVVVENPMSVDESGKLVSNVVVGITNKK; this is encoded by the exons ATGCAGGGACAGATTATGTGTAATGGATGCAGGAGCATTCTTCTTTACCCGAGAGGAGCACCAAATGTCTGTTGTGCATTATGTAGTACAATTACTGCTGCCCCTCCTCCAG ATTTTCCTGCAGGGATGGAAATGGCTCAACTCATATGTGGAGGTTGCAGGACATTGCTAATGTATACACGTGGGGCAACAAGTGTGAGATGCTCCTGCTGTCACACAGTGAACCTTGCGCCAG TGTCTGGCCAGGCTGCTCATATCAACTGTAGAAATTGCCGTACAACACTTGTGTATCCATATGGGGCTCCATCTGTTAAGTGTGCTCTCTGCCACTATGTGACCAACGTTAGT ATGGGTAATGTGAGGGTTGCGCTCCCAACGAATAGACCTAACGGTACAACTGGAATGACACCATCTACTTCAACA TCGACATCCCaatctcaaactcaaactGTTGTTGTGGAAAACCCTATGTCTGTGGATGAAAGTGGAAAACTG GTGAGCAATGTCGTCGTCGGtatcacaaataaaaaatga